The following proteins come from a genomic window of Aequorivita marisscotiae:
- a CDS encoding cytochrome b/b6 domain-containing protein → METVKYSKTYRVIHWAIAITFLLLLITIFLRLTWMNKYNMAEIIQTYLSGTDQTLSQEQLIDLAKQIRKPMWNWHIYLGYVLTGLFSLRFILPFFGTMKLQNPLAKNLSIKQKFQKWAYIVFYVCVVISLVTGLVIELGPKDLKKPMEEIHVLGIYYLVAFIAIHIGGLLIAEFTNDKGIISRIVRGSND, encoded by the coding sequence ATGGAAACTGTAAAATATTCAAAAACCTACCGAGTTATACATTGGGCTATTGCAATTACATTCCTGCTGTTGTTGATCACTATTTTTTTGAGATTGACTTGGATGAATAAATACAATATGGCAGAAATCATTCAAACGTACCTTAGCGGTACTGATCAAACATTATCACAGGAGCAGCTTATCGATCTGGCAAAGCAAATAAGAAAGCCAATGTGGAACTGGCATATTTATTTGGGTTATGTATTAACGGGTTTATTTAGTTTGCGTTTTATACTGCCGTTTTTTGGAACGATGAAGCTTCAAAATCCGCTAGCTAAAAACCTATCAATAAAACAAAAATTCCAGAAATGGGCGTACATCGTTTTTTACGTATGTGTGGTAATATCTTTGGTTACAGGGCTTGTAATTGAATTAGGACCCAAAGATTTAAAAAAGCCAATGGAAGAAATTCACGTGCTGGGCATTTATTATCTAGTGGCATTTATTGCCATACATATTGGCGGACTGCTAATTGCTGAATTCACAAATGATAAGGGAATAATCTCAAGAATTGTTCGTGGTTCCAATGATTGA